TTGAACTTGTTGACccttatcaaaaagttattgtAAACAATCAAAGAcgaaaagtgtcaaaaagGTCGCCGCCCGGGGAGGTTATAATGGGGGGCGGCGTGGGCGGCGCGAGAGATCAGTGTACAATACAAAAGGTACAAAGAATCGTGTGAACTGTTCTGTAATGAGGGGATCATCTGGTTTTTGGTCTGGTGAACAGTTATAGGTTAGCGgtctgattttcaaaaaaaaatttttggaattttttttcgaattatttttcaatttttcaaccgaAAATGTAACGAACAAGTAAATTTGaaacgaattaaaaaaagtatcaCGCCGGGGCTCGAACCCTTGACCTCCAGAGTCATAGCCAAGCCTCTACCCAACTGAGCTACTGGCCCCACTGTGGCTCTGAAGGTCACAGGTTCGAACCACAAGTGTGgtcgataatttttgttcgatGTGGAAACCAATAACATTATCACTGATTACTTGTTGTCAAATGCAAATGCAAATCACTTCGTGGCTGCATAATGAATATTCATCAGTAGTTTCTCATATAAACCGACAAGTCAGCCACcatttctgaacttttcatCACAAATGGCCTGTCGCAAAGGCCAAATGAAAGTATTTTTGTTCAtccttcattttctttttttgcaagaagTTACTGGCTGCAGTGTGATTCGCAAAAATCCCGACCTAGGAAACTGTAATTGCAATTCAAACATCAAACTATTCACCCAAGAAGACATCCGTAACAATGCTGGAGGAAAGTATTTGGGTGATCATCGAGCCTGGAGCCCGATAGTTGAAGCTCAGGATGATTGCTCAGTGACGGTTACGTGCAAGCCAGTACCTGGAGTCAGCTCATTCTTTACTGTGCTCTTCAGAGGTTATGGACCTCCGATTTACGTGGGTTTTAGATTCTTGAAGAAAATTAGGCCGGGTTAGCCTGAATGTAAGCCTatgcttaagcctaagcctaagccaaggCCTAAGCCGAGAAAACTGTGCACAGATCTTTAATTGTACGTTCAGATTAATCGAGTCGTGGCTAACGAAACCACGTTTGTCGAGCGACCTCAACCCAGATCGATAAATACGTTTGAGTGCAAATGGTACAGTGGAGCATATGAATGGTTCTATTTTGACGAGCATGTTCGACATGCTGCATTTGCCTGTGTCGCTGATTCGAACAGCTGTGCTTGCCCGCAAATCGCATACAAAGCATTAGATGTGCTCATCGAGAACCTAATACCATCGGCCAGTGACCAGTGTGGTTTTCTGAGAGCATCATGCCCGAACAAAGATGAAGTTCCATATTTGCGCAGTCCTCACACACTTCCAATACAAAGTGGAAACGGCAGACATGTGTGGGTATCAGATTGGCGTCGTTTCGAAGATCTACTATGCGTGAAGAATGGCACAACTTTTGACTGGTATTTCGGGAATTTGAAGCTGGAAGGGCAGATAACGGTGGAGTGTGATTCTAATAGAGCAATTTTCCAAGCTGATGCAGCCGCGCCATGTGGAGTCTTCAAAGATATTGAACACATAGACGACTTGTACCAAAATAAAATAGGATATTTTGCCGACGCGGAATTCGGTATAAATTATTGGATACCGAGCgatgaatttgaaatgaaatgtgACGATGGGTATCGCCCAGTTGTGTTCAGTCCGAACAATGATCCTATTGAGGTATTTCcgataaaatattgaattaccaaaaaattttcacagaaattattaattttgtgCGAAAGCTtcatttccgaaaatttgaatttcgcgccaaaatatTCTGTCATAAATCCGAATTTCGCCTAAAttgttctcagaaaattttaattttccaccTAAAAGGTTTTCTCAGGAAACTTTaattccgccaaaaaattttcggaacatttaaatttcacgataaaaatttttgcaaaaatttgaatttcccgccaaagttgcaaattataaactttttttttcccttACAGTCTCCATCGCTTATTAGGTGTGCTTAAAACCATCTGAATTACTACTCATCAAGCTGGATAGTGAACGGAATCAGAATTATTAATCCATCAGGAGCATGCATGAAACATCCTATGTGGGGATAATAAccaattttcataataaagTTGTTAGTTTTGTGTAAACacttggaaaatttcagactcaGCTGATGAGCACTTTcagaccaaaaaaattattggttttcacattgaaaaaaaattattggccACGCTTGGGGTTCGAACCCCAGACCTACTGAGCCATAGCCGCCCCTCTACCCAGCTGAACCACCAGCGCATTTTTTTATGTTGCGGTTTAgcaatatgggggtcaaatcggaacagaattttttgctgaatccaaaaattcatGTCAAATTGTACGGGTAGTAACGCTATTGTGTatagactaattttcaattgataatgactgaaaaattatgaaacctGTCAGGGCTCAGCTGTTTTAATTTGttaattcaatgtttttcggCTCACTgacattcaataaaaattattagccACAGCAGGGAGTCGAACCCCTGACCTCCTGAGCCATAGCCGTCCCTCTACCCAGCTGAGCCACcggtgcattttttttttcaaaattttcggtttagcaatatgggggtcaaatCTGTTCAGAATTTTAcgctgatttcaaatattttattagtttcagacaaaatttattccgaaaacagaaattcgaaattaaaaaaattctatcacGAGGGGCTCAAAATTCTCAACGTGTGAACATTAATCTCAATACTCCTTTTCTTACACCGAataattctccaaaaaaccaGTCGATACTCCGACGACAAGAAAAAACAGAATATACAGTGAATTGACgagtttaaaatcaaaaatgtgaagGTTATTATGGCAGTGTAGTCGATGAGCAGCctgaaaaacacatttttagctGCAAAATCAAATTCTACATAAAATTCCCGAagttttgacacccatattgccagggttctgaaaaattattttcaggccAAAGTTTAGGCCGATTCAGGCCGATTCGGGCTTTTAACCATCCtatcattttaaaatcataattaTGCAATTTACACAAAACTGTAGGCAACTTTATaagaaatgttattttcaggcCGTTTTCAGGCCGAAGTGGGCTATTGGTTCTGGGTGGgcctgatttttttggaaagtagGCCGTGTGGGTACTTTTTAACGTGAAACTTGACTCTGGGAAGCCGAATTTTGTacttttaaatgttcaaaaacgcaaataaaaattttgaattttgagaaaaaaaatttgaaaaaaaaatctttctcACCCATAATTATCATAATCACTAATTCCAAATAACTGTAAAAACTTAACAATAGCCCATGGAgtttctgccaaaaaatagGTTATTGtcattaaaataaatgtaggaaATCGGAGGTAAAAGCTTGTAGAAGTCAGTTTGAATAGTTCCATAACCGGGAAAAGTTGAATTGGCGGGGTACATGGTGCAGCTGAAAAtaggcttagatttaggcCTAGACCTAGGCTTAAGCTCAGGTTCAGGCTTAGGagtaggtttaggcttaggcttagacataggcttaggcgtaggcttaggcgtaggcgtaGGCTTGGGCacaggcttaggcttgagcTGAGgccagggctgtgcggctgcCGGCTGTCGgcgcttaggcttaggttttttttaatttcaagctCACCTGCTCGGCGGCCGCCATTTTGTGCTGGGCacaattgataattttaaatttaaaaagcaaGTAATCAGGGAGCTAATCAATATTagcaaaacaaataatttccaaCAATCTATTAGGCTTAGAAATGTCTTCCTAATGGTACCGTACTTCATCACCAGATACCGTAAGAGGGCAAGAAACATCCCAAGATATGCTGAAACTCTCTGGAAAATGTCTCTGAAGGCTTGAAGGATTTGAGTCCAGTAGACTAGAAGTAGTGATTTTGGTGGgcggctgaaaaaatttttggagtttttttttctcaagaaacagttttttttcttttttttagattctagggaaaattctgaattgaTTTGACCCCCGTATCGCAAAATTCCGAAAACTTCAATTGAAAAGCGAGCCAGTGGCTCAGTCGGGTAGGGCTTTGGCTATGGCTCTGAGGGTCAGGAGTTCGAGTCCCCGTTGTggcatattattttttcttgttgtaaCATCATTGTTAAACTTATTTCTGTGTGAAAATGTTCACTGACTCACCACTCATAAGGCACCCCGGCTTGTAAAAAGTCCCGTGTACCCCCatcaaaatagaaaattaggaacaaaaaatcactaatAGCAATTCCAATCAACAGTACATTTACAGATTGATATCTCAGTTTCTTATTGCATAATATgataaaatgtaaaatatttagaaaaactcCGAAATAACTTatgaaaatctgcaattttgcTGCGAAAATTGCACAAACTTCCGCTgttttaatgatatttttagagaaattcgACAtatgcaacaaaaatttgaaaaaaaaactgagatatgagtaaaaacctaaaaaaaattaatagccaccttccaaaaatatattgaagaaatttgcGAAGTAGGGTGCAAATCAGTGATGCGTGgcattttcccagaaaattagtggttttagtttttaaacttatttttctaaattgcaGACGCTtgacaattgaaatttcattggaatttgtaaaaaaattgaggaaaataaattgaaactcTTTAACTGGTTAGCATTTTCGTAGACTAAAAGCTTGAACTTTCGCTCAAAAAcagtataaaatttttgcacaCGATCCCCcattttctcaattatttACTTGATTGCTATATGAAGCGTTGCTTAATGTACATAGGTTGATTATGAAATTATGATTTGAGAGAATTGATTGAGTTTTTCCAACTGCCCAACATAGGTGTTGAATTCCTTCGCACATTTTTAATGGGTAATAAAATGCAATCGCATGGCACACATAGAAAACATTGCCTATCGAAATGACATCAACGGAGGAAGTGtgtaaaaaatgaggaaatgaTAACCGtcggaattttcgaaatgttgCGCAACAGTCGAGAAAACAAAGTTGAACCGTTTGTCGTAACACTCGGACCAGTGGCTGACCCCACCTTTTTACTTGAGCTAAATTTATAAAGAACCACTTCGGGGCAAAAGTCGCACAAAATCCTCACACATGGTCCCCCATTTTTTTGGTGTAAGATACCTGTCCAAACTGTCACATGACGCATACTTAAATTAGAActaaaaattgtgagaaattcCTGCACACGAGCACCCATCTTTCATAATGTTTTAGTCCTTTACCAATTGTCACATAACACATtggtaaatttgaataatttcggtttttgaaattactacTTCAAAAAGTATGAATGGATTTTTAATGACCACACACCACAATGAACTTGGAAATGTTTCTTGCTCGCAAagtttaatctgaaaaaaaagagaaagtgtccataaaaatcaataatgcaAGCGGGGGCGCCCCACTGCAAACGCGAGATTCTCTAAAATTTGCTcctcgcaatttttttttggaaataatacATTTATCATATATTGCctaaacaattatttattgaatagAATTGTTTATAAACATCAATTAGTCGCATCTTGTAAAAGACATGTCTGAAggaagagaaaataaaataaagaagGTTATAAAATGTAAGTAACGGAAGTTATAGATTTCAAAGGGCTTTACGAAAAGATATAGTTCAATAGTAAGACAACGTTACTATTGAACTATAGTTAAACAACGTTGTAATAATAGTTTActacgaattaaaaaaattaaagagtTATAAAGGTTTTTGAGTTGTTAAGAGTACATTCGACGGCAGAATGTTCATGGAGAGGAAACGGTGGCCAATGCTGAAATTTGTTCTTCGcagatttttttggtaataatAAAACTTACTATCctcagcatttttcaaaaatatttcaaactcaGATTTTTTACGTTGAAGAGTCGCAAGGGTTGCCGCACTATAATTCACCACGGCTTTATTTTTAGCGCTTTCTTTCGGGGTAAGGGTCGGTCTGGAGCAATGTTCTTGCATACCCATGATCAATGCAATTTCTTCTTCGAGCTTTTCGAGCCAATCTCTTGCTTCTCCCAAATCGGCGAAACGACTCTCTTTGTTGTTAAATTCGAATGTCAGCATTGCAGATCTCATtctaaaaaaaccgaattttctgcacaaataatacaaattttgaaaaagccaCCGCGAAActaatgaaaattaaagaaacaaatggaaaaaaaagcaaaacgaAATGATATGTACATTGaatctaacaaaatatttcttaAATTGTATATATACATATAGTATATTTGCCATGGTTAGCTCCGCCCCTCACCGCACACCGTTATTTAGTATCAGTCTCTTCGATGCGTGCCCTACCGTAACTTGCCCGGTGCTGCGTGATTGTCCCGAGGGAGGCAGATGGCAGTTGGTTGGCTAGGTCAAAGGTTTGCTTTCGGTTTATCTGAAACTTGCCTGAAAATAtgcagaaaatctgaaagttgtcTGAAACccccaatttttcccaaaatgaTGAATGTTTTAAGAGAATCTGCAAATTAATACTGTATTTATCAGAAAGTAGGCGAACACCAATGGTTGATCATTTtacgtaaattttcaaagcttgtatcacaaacattttctgataaccttctttccagtttttcaaaatccacCTTTGGAACAATAGCAAGTTAAAAAGGAGTTCATCAATCTCTGAGCCTCAAAAATATCCTTCTACTAGTACTGTACTCCATACCCGTAAATGTCTCTTAAAACTTGGAATTGTGTGGAAAAAATAgtctgagaaaaaacaaattctgatctatttttttattgtttaaatttcTCTTCTGCTGGTTGGCTTTTTTGTAGACAAAAAGCCTGAAGATATGCCAAAAAACAGTATAAAATCTTTGCACACGATCCtccatttcttcattttcacttattttctACATGACGTATTGTTCTAGTGAttatgaaattattatttgagAGCATTTAATGAGTTTTTTATTGTCCAACAAAGGAAAAGTTGTTGATTTTCTTCGCACATGTTTTAATAGGTAATAAAATGTAATCGCATGGCACACATAGAAAACATTTCTTATTGAAATGAAATCAACTGAGAAAGTGTGTATGAAATGAGGAAATGATAACTATCGGAATTGTCGAAATGTTGCGCAACCGTCGAGAAAACAAAGTTGAACCGTTTGTCGTAACACTCGGACCAGTGACTGACCCCACCTTTTTATTTAAGCTAAATTTATAAAGAACCACTTCGGGGCAAAAGTCGCACAAAATCCTTTCACATGGtcccacattttttgatgtaaaaGACCATAACACAttggtaaatttaaaaaatttcggtttgTGAAATTACTACTTCACAAAATATGAATGGATTTTTAACGACCACACACCACAATGAACCCCAAAATGTTCTTGCTCACAAagttcaatctgaaaaaagagagaaagtgtccataaaaatcaataatgcaAGCGGGGGCGCCCCACTGCAAACGCGAGATTCTCGAGAATTtgtttttcgcaatttttttggtaataacACAACTTATCATCTTCTGCTATTGCCAAAATCTTTAATAATCATTTATTGAAAAGGATTGTTTTTAAACATCAATTAGTCGCATTTCGCAAgagtcaaaaattaaagaattagaaaactttgagaattagaaaactttgagaattagaaaactttgagaattagaaaactttgagaattagaaaaacttaagaattaaaaaaaagtaagaattagaaaaattctggaattagaaaaattgaagaattagaaaaatcgaagaattagaaaaatgaaagaattaaaacaattttggaattagaaaaattttagaattagaAACATTTcggaattagaaaaattaagaattagAAATATTCAAGAGTTATACAAGtttaagaatttaaaaaatttaggaatcAGAAAAGAATTATAAAATGATCTTCATAAGGTTTTTAAGTTGTTAAGAGTCACGTTTTGACGGCAGGTTGTTCATGGAGAGCGAGCGGCGGCCAAATCTGGAATTAGTTATTCGCAGATTTATTTGGTAATAATAAAACTTACCATATTCTACGAGTGCCACAATTCTTTcaagtttagatttttcacGCTGAAGAGCCGCAGTACTTGACGCGTAACTGTTCACCGTAGCTTCATTAAAACTGCTTTCTGCCGTGGTACGGGCCGGTCTGGAGCAACTTGCTTGCGAAAGCATGCTGAAAGAAATTTCATCTTCAAGCTCTTCGATTCGCATCCTAATCCAATCTCTTGCTGCTtccaaattggcaaaattacGAACCATGCCGTCTGGTGTgagtttcattattttctgaaaaaaaaaccgaattatCTGCacaaatgacaaaattttaagaaaagtcACGGTTAAGCTAatcacaattgaaaaattggaaaaatggtgATTGAtgcaagttttggaaaaaacatttaaatttaattttgtttatttctattttaaatcaaaacttcaactttttaGGGGTTTCCGGAACTGATTGAACATGAAAATGGTGTCGGAATTTATGTATTTTCTTACAGCGAAAATTCAACTTCCCAGGCGTTTCTAGAACTGAGCTtacttggaaaaaaataattctaaagTTTCAAaggcattcaaaaaataacaatgtCACCTCAgaaatagaaaagaaaataggAATGTTGGgtaaaaaacgaagaaataaacaaaaagaTTAAATAAAAGTACCTTAAAGTGGTATACTGAATGTAATGAAATATATCTTGTATGCATGTATGTATATACAATGCTCCGCCCCCAACCGTTACTTGTTATCAGTCCCTTCAATGTATGCCGTAACTTACCCGCCCCGGCACGCCCGCTGCACTGTAAGTGTCAGGGAGGCAAGGTAGTTGGTCGGCAAGGTAAAAGGGTACCACCGCTTCCggtttgtctgaaaatatgaagagATCggaaaattcactgaaattgcacattttttcccaatatgataaaattattcaaagaaTATAAAAAGCAATACTGTATTCCTCTGAAAGTAGGCGGACACCAATGATTGCTGGTTCTACGTAAATCTTCAAAACTTGTATCACAAACATTATGTGGTAAACTACTTTCCAACTTTCTAAAATCCAGCATTGGAACAATAGCAAATTATAAAAGAGTGAAGGAATCAATTTAATAATCAAGTTCCAGCAACCTCTTGGACTCAGAAACGTTTTCCTACTGTTACTGTACTTCATAACCGTAAATATCGCTTCAAACTTaaggaaattgaattgaaagaaTAGGCTGAAAACATTCTGATCTACGTTTTCTTAGTTTAAATTTCTCTTCTGATAGTTAGCCTTTATGTAGACAAAAAACCTTACCATATCAAAAAACTGTATTAAATCTTTGCACACGATCctccattttttcatttttacttattttctaCATGACGCGTTGCTTAATATACATAGgtttattatgaaattattATTGGAGAGAGTTATAAGAGTTTCTTAAATTGACCAACGTAGTATTGTTGAATTCTTTCGCACATATTTTAATGGGTAATAAAATGCAATCGCATGGCACACATTGGAAACATTGCCTATTAGAATGACATCAACGGAGGAAGTGtgtaaaaaatgaggaaatgaTAACCGtcggaattttcgaaaagttaaaGTTGTGCAACAGTCGAGAAAACAAAGTTGAACCGTTGGTCGTTACACTCGGACCAGCGACTGCTCACACCTTTTTACTTAAGTTAAATTTATAAAGAACCACGTCGGGGGAAAAGTCGCACAAAATCCTTACACATGGTCCCACATTTTTATGGTGTAAAAGACCTGTTCGAACTGCAACATGACGCGTACTCAAAttagaaccaaaaaaaattactgcaaACACATTggtaaattgaaataatttcggtttttgaaattactacTTCAAAAAGTATGAATGGGTTTTGAACACACACCATAATGAACCCTAAAATTTTCTTGCTcacaaagttctgaaaaatctgaaaaaaaagagaaagtgtccataaaaatcaataatgcaAGCGGGGAACAAgagattcttcaaaatttgatcctcgcaattttttttggttataaTAAAACTTATCATCCTCTGTTATTGCCAAAAATccttgaaaaacatttattgaatTGACATCAATTAGGCGCATCCCGCAGGAGACTTGCCTAAAGGaagaaaagtaaataaaatgaGAAAGGTTAAACGATGTAAGTACCGGATGATCTAGATTCCAAAAAGTcattgcaacaaaaatttaaaagtaacaTAAGTTGAGATATCAAGAGAAAAGTTTAAGAGTTGTTAAGAGTACACATTTCGACGGCAGATTGTTTATGAAGAGAGAACGGTGGccaaagctgaaatttgtTCTTCGCAGATTTTTTCGGTAATAATAAAACTTACTTTCctctgcatttttcaaaaatgtttccaccCTAGATTTTCTACGTTGAAGAGTCGCAAGGTTTGCCGCACAATAGTTCACCACGTCTTCATTTGCAGCGCGTTCTTCCGGGGTAAGGGTCGGTCTGGAGTAATGTTCTTGCATACCCATGATCAATGCAATTTCTTCTTCGAGCTTTTCGAGCAAACCTCTTGAAAAGGCAAAATCAAGATCTATGTCGTCAAAAATGAATGTCAGCATTGcagttttctttctgaaaagaCGAATCATCTGCAcaaataatacaaatttttaaaaacgccACCGGGAAACTAATGAAGgttaaaggaaaaaaaatgacacattgaatctaataaaatatctcttaaattatatatatagTATACATATATACCATGGTTAGCTCCGCGAATTCCATCGAATTCCATTTTGAGTTACCGCCCAAAATGGTCAAGAATCCGATGGAGCGcgtttgagaaaattatgcGATCGATCTTTCGATAATAACTGTTTCCTTTTTCGTTACTACAAATTGTGGACATGTatcatttcaaacaaattttgagagGAAAGAAGAAAGAATGAGTGAGAAATAGTGAAAGAGACACCCTCTAGTGCTGTAACGCTAAGTGCTGATAACGTGATTGAGAGACAAGTGTGTAACAACTATACAAAAACTATTCTGCAATTCTCGTCTCAATTCTGTATTTCTTACCAACGTCTGCAACGATGATGTTGGGTGTTAGTTcctcaactttttttccgCAAATCATACACAATTCCATACTTTCAGCATGAGCATGAGCAGATCGTTTACGACTTTGATGTACTCTTGacgaaagcaaaaaaaatgtcggaaCAGGATCCTCCCGATATAGTGATTTTCTCCAACCTCATTTGGGGCGCAGCTGTTGTATGCTTGAGAAAGTTCTTTCTCGACAGATTAAAACTCGAGATTTCGGGCCAAAATGCACAAGAAATACTCATGGAAATTGTTGTCGACTCTTTTACAGACGACACTGGTGGACATCTACACAGAGCCTGGACATTTGCAAATCAGTAAGACAagatttttttccacattATTCCTGTAATACTCAGAATTCAGTTGTCGTAAAAGTGCATA
This is a stretch of genomic DNA from Caenorhabditis elegans chromosome V. It encodes these proteins:
- the C25F9.8 gene encoding CW domain-containing protein (Confirmed by transcript evidence); translation: MACRKGQMKVFLFILHFLFLQEVTGCSVIRKNPDLGNCNCNSNIKLFTQEDIRNNAGGKYLGDHRAWSPIVEAQDDCSVTVTCKPVPGVSSFFTVLFRGYGPPIYINRVVANETTFVERPQPRSINTFECKWYSGAYEWFYFDEHVRHAAFACVADSNSCACPQIAYKALDVLIENLIPSASDQCGFLRASCPNKDEVPYLRSPHTLPIQSGNGRHVWVSDWRRFEDLLCVKNGTTFDWYFGNLKLEGQITVECDSNRAIFQADAAAPCGVFKDIEHIDDLYQNKIGYFADAEFGINYWIPSDEFEMKCDDGYRPVVFSPNNDPIESPSLIRCA
- the C25F9.13 gene encoding G-protein coupled receptors family 1 profile domain-containing protein (Partially confirmed by transcript evidence); translated protein: MSNFSKNIIKTAEVCAIFAAKLQIFISYFGVFLNILHFIILCNKKLRYQSVNVLLIGIAISDFLFLIFYFDGGTRDFLQAGVPYECRPPKSLLLVYWTQILQAFRDIFQRVSAYLGMFLALLRYLVMKYGTIRKTFLSLIDCWKLFVLLILISSLITCFLNLKLSIVPSTKWRPPSSCTMYPANSTFPGYGTIQTDFYKLLPPISYIYFNDNNLFFGRNSMGYC
- the srw-86 gene encoding PH domain-containing protein (Confirmed by transcript evidence) — encoded protein: MLTFEFNNKESRFADLGEARDWLEKLEEEIALIMGMQEHCSRPTLTPKESAKNKAVVNYSAATLATLQRKKSEFEIFLKNAEDTLATVSSP
- the C25F9.12 gene encoding PH domain-containing protein (Confirmed by transcript evidence); translation: MKLTPDGMVRNFANLEAARDWIRMRIEELEDEISFSMLSQASCSRPARTTAESSFNEATVNSYASSTAALQREKSKLERIVALVEYDLAAARSP
- the C25F9.6 gene encoding Rubis-subs-bind domain-containing protein (Confirmed by transcript evidence), whose amino-acid sequence is MLTFIFDDIDLDFAFSRGLLEKLEEEIALIMGMQEHYSRPTLTPEERAANEDVVNYCAANLATLQRRKSRVETFLKNAEETLATVLSS
- the C25F9.10 gene encoding SPK domain-containing protein (Confirmed by transcript evidence), whose translation is MMLGHEHEQIVYDFDVLLTKAKKMSEQDPPDIVIFSNLIWGAAVVCLRKFFLDRLKLEISGQNAQEILMEIVVDSFTDDTGGHLHRAWTFANHCRKSAYTLGYINQLLRNEILQSVANMEAYMNAADSEKIKEKISTSGLQITYSKNIVKIGNYQFSFNKVAH
- the C25F9.10 gene encoding SPK domain-containing protein (Confirmed by transcript evidence), translating into MSEQDPPDIVIFSNLIWGAAVVCLRKFFLDRLKLEISGQNAQEILMEIVVDSFTDDTGGHLHRAWTFANHCRKSAYTLGYINQLLRNEILQSVANMEAYMNAADSEKIKEKISTSGLQITYSKNIVKIGNYQFSFNKVAH